A segment of the Odoribacter splanchnicus DSM 20712 genome:
GGGAGCACAATATATCGCTCACGGGAGTACAGGAGCAGGAAACGATCAAGTGCGTTTCGATTTGTGTTTTGCTGTTTTTGCCCCGGAGATGAAAGTAATTACTCCTACACGCGATCTGAGACTTTCCCGGGAAACGGAGATCGGGTACCTGAAAGCCCATGGTGTCCATTCCGATTGGAAGAAAATGGAATATTCGGTAAACAAAGGTATATGGGGAACTTCTGTCGGGGGAAAAGAAACTTTACATTCCAATACGAATTTACCGGATAAGGCTTATCCTTCTCCTCTCGTGAAAGAAGGTTGTGAATCACTTGAGCTGGAATTCGGGCAGGGAGAGATCGTAGGAGTAAACGGGGAGAAAATTTCCCGGATCGCTGCCATTCGTAAAATAGAAGAGATCGGTGCCGCCTGGGCGATCGGTAGGGATACCCATGTGGGAGATACCCTGGTCGGGATTAAAGGACGGGTAGGGTTTGAGGCTGCTGCTCCGATGCTGATCATTAAAGCACACGAATTGCTCGAAAAACATACACTGACGAAATGGCAACAATATTGGAAAGAACAACTGGGTAATTGGTACGGGATGTTCCTCCACGAAGCGATGTACTCAGAGCCTGTGATGAGGGATATTGAAAGATTTTTAGAAAATAGTCAGCAAAAAGTAAGCGGCAAAGTATTCATTCGCCTTCGGCCTTATCATTTCGATCTGATCGGTATCGAGTCGGAACATGATCTCATGAATTCGGGATTTGCCGAGTATGGTGAAATGAATAAGGCCTGGACAGCAGACGATGTGAAAGGCTTTACTAAAATATTGTCGATGCCTTTGCGGATATACAATGTAGTAAATGGATTATAACCCTGAAAATAAATTGCAATGAGAGTAGGAATTGCCGGAGCTGCCGGTTATACAGCGGGGGAATTGATCCGGATACTGATCGGTCACCCCGGAGCAGAACTCAGATATATTCAGAGTGAATCCCACCAGGGATTGCCGGTATATAAAGTACATCAAGATTTGTTGTATTCCCGGCTTGTTTTCTCGGATATCGATTTTTCAGATATTGACGTACTCTTTCTCTGTATGGGACATGGGGTGTCGGGAAAATTTCTGAATGTT
Coding sequences within it:
- a CDS encoding argininosuccinate synthase, which translates into the protein MKEKVVLAYSGGLDTSYCVKYLSEELGLEVYTALANTGGFTEAELKTVEKKAYALGAKEHVNLDVTEDYYEKCIRYMVFGNVLRNKTYPVSVSSERTFQALAIVNYAKKVGAQYIAHGSTGAGNDQVRFDLCFAVFAPEMKVITPTRDLRLSRETEIGYLKAHGVHSDWKKMEYSVNKGIWGTSVGGKETLHSNTNLPDKAYPSPLVKEGCESLELEFGQGEIVGVNGEKISRIAAIRKIEEIGAAWAIGRDTHVGDTLVGIKGRVGFEAAAPMLIIKAHELLEKHTLTKWQQYWKEQLGNWYGMFLHEAMYSEPVMRDIERFLENSQQKVSGKVFIRLRPYHFDLIGIESEHDLMNSGFAEYGEMNKAWTADDVKGFTKILSMPLRIYNVVNGL